Genomic segment of Arachis hypogaea cultivar Tifrunner chromosome 16, arahy.Tifrunner.gnm2.J5K5, whole genome shotgun sequence:
aatttaaaaactaaataaagataattaaaattttaaaaactaaattaaaatttgtgtAAATTGAAAATGGATCTTCTCCagtttttttaacacttgagaaAATGAGGTATAATCttttaccattaattttataagtaagaCCAAAATTAAATATGAGAGAAAGAATAATAAAGGGTGAGAGAGCACAATTGACACCATCCAGTTTTTTCTTCACTGGAGATGATCCGCTCTCCGggtaaaaattcaggtgcagtcgactttacgtgaagttaataCCTGAGAgccattagatgatttgactgatttgactaaattttcatctaacaactctcaaatatcaacttcacgtgaaatcgacttcacctgagttttacccactctccatgcaaattaaaaaactaaattgagtattatcttgaaaataaaaaagaacctATAATTAGAATCCAATCCCAATGCGTATTTCGTTCGCAATTCCCACCATGAGTCCATCACCATGTCACTCAAAACTTGGTAACTATTGTTGACCAAATCCCACATGCCAAACGTATACTTGGGGACCATGCATACCGGTTGGATAGAGTCCTTCCAATACTTGATAAAGCCACACACCATACACTCCATGACAAAGTGCATTAATCATTCTATTTCGTATCAGGGTCAAGGAAactactatatttttttattttattttttatgattcatTTATAAATTAGAGAAATGTTGCATATACTATTTTTTATGTACACATTCTTTATAAAGacatttttttatactaaaacagaaaatatacattgaaattaaagatTATAAATAAAAGCGTTATAATTATTATCATTTCTCTTATAAATTAAGATATCTAAATAGACAaattatgtttataatttttttatatactactaaatatatatttttttataagggtttatttattttgtattctaAATCCATATGTTAAGTTTATTAattaaaaacattattaaaaatataaaaaatttaaattttcaatgtatttattttacattcattaaatataaatatttaaattttttttctaatagtaactTTATCATGAATTCTTACAACAAATATTAGCTAAATCcttttataatataaaagataaattattttttttatttttattaattattttaatataagaaCATAAAAGATGAATATATAAAGTatagaacaaaaaatataatgtATATATCATTTTTCCTTtagtttgataaaaaattattttcatttaaacaaaaaaaactaattattaaatcagttattattatatatttcggaataaatatatatgttatttaatttattttaatatatattttatattttaatatgtatttcattgtgttttttaattttttttatgcatagTATTGATGTTTCTAATAACAATGAGGAAGAATTAATTAATCCCACTTCAAGAATTATGAAGAGCAATTGTACATTAATACGGTCATCATTTTCACTTGCTGTAAGAATTTGATCACATATTGCTAGACAATTAAACAAAGTGAGGTTAATAGAAAGAGTGGAGAATGTTTACCAACTCAGGAAATTCTATTTTCACAAAAGAAACAAATTTTACAGAGTCCGCATCACTCGTCAGAAGAGCTATTTAGTTCTTCATTCTGATCTCTCCCATCACAATTCACAAACATCAAACATTTCTTCTATGAAAATAACACTTCCCTAGTAAAATGAGTAATAACTACTATCTAGCTACTAATTAAAAGATTGTGATTCTCTATACAAGGTGGAAtggcttattattattattacggtTGAAGTGAAACCTGGCTGAAGAACTTGACCTTACAGAGAAGACCCCATTCCAGATCTCAGTGAAAGCTCTAACTATAACACCATGGTGATAGGGTGAATTCAGCTGAAGAAAACAGTTGAGAAGCTCCCTCAGGTCTTCCTTCGAGTATATCTCGTTCTCAAGAATCATCTGAAGCATGGAGTGCCGGAAATCCAAGTAAGGGTCATCGGAGTCTTTCTCCACCGCCACGCCTTCTCCGCCCGCTCGTCCGAGACCTCCGACTCTCCGAGCTTCCTTTACGTTCTCTGATGAGTCAGAGAAGTGAGAGGAATCAATGTAGCAAGGGGAGAAGGTGGTGTTGGTTGGGGTGGTGGTGCTTGTGGCGGTGTCGTTCTCGTTATGATTCCAAGAAGAGAGGTTGAAAAGTTTGTGTTTTTGGAGAGTGGGGTTCTTGGGTTTTGGTTTAGGGTGGAATATTCGAGAGAGTTTTGGCCTTCTGCAACTGCTGCCACACCCTAGTTTCACTGAAACTGTGTTCAGGTGAAGCTTTTTTCTGGCGGAGGTGGACATTGCTCTGTGTTTTCTTCTGTGACTGATACACAGAAACAGAGGaacaaagaaggagaagaagagtcaAAGAGtgtatgtgttttcttgatggttGCTTTGGAAAGAGGCTTTGTATTTATGGGGATGAGAAAGGAGTAAAGTACCATTACTAAGCTCTAATGAGGAAGGATCTTAATTAATTTTGCATGTGACCATTTGAGGCCCACATCAGTGTACATGATGTTTCTAAGCTTGTAACTATTCTATAAGCATCTATTTGGAACAACGGATAGAGTTGGAtaacaatgttaaaaaaataaaattattttatttttatatttttagttattcttacactattttgtattttaaatttaaattattttaaataaaataattttagattttgtATTTCTAACTTTACTATTGGAGTTGCTTATAACAATATATTGAATATGGAAACTAGTAGTGTTTATTTTTTCAGAACACGTATTAAGattatgttttatttagtttggttaaaacataagtttcatacATTATTTTCAGACATATTTAATTATTCAAGTATAAGTATCAATTATgttgtttaaattaaaaaaatgggccattaattaattattataaaaggatatatatatatatatatatataaaagaatattttcttatattattgttaaatttttttattgttttactataataaatttgattattattCTTATAGTACAATATTTAATGATTCtaataatttattgttttattcaaaatatatgaaataatatgtataaatatataattaatgtgtgattaatttttagtatttatgtCACATTCTCTTAAGTATTTgttgaatgtgtgaataattattttatatctttaaggaaaagtataggtgaaCAATAATTCtagtgaacaatatgaacaataggGTTACAAATGTAAATTActcataaatttaattaatgatgtaattaatttaattataataataactattttttaaaatttaaaatattagatttttAGTAGGAAATAGTTACATGTTTCTTATCCTTTCACACATTATCTCTTCCTTCTCTCCGTGGACCTTTTTCTCTTCTGCACTCTCAACTCAGCCTCAACCTTCCGTCCGACACCACCGCCATCACCACCGGCGACCACCGTCGCCTACCTgctctctcttccctctcttctctttttcttccctctttctccaTTTCTCCTCAATCCCCTTTACATTACCTCTGGTCTCTGTGCAAAGTCCAACCCCGCGCGATAAATTCCAGTGCAACCCAACAGCGGTTGAGCTCTGTGCCGCTGCAACACCGCCTCTACTACCCCTCTCTTTCCATTCTTCCCCTTTCTCCAACACAAGTTCCATGCTTCCTCCTACTCGTGTTCTttcgtttatttattttaact
This window contains:
- the LOC112754581 gene encoding transcription repressor OFP6, producing the protein MSTSARKKLHLNTVSVKLGCGSSCRRPKLSRIFHPKPKPKNPTLQKHKLFNLSSWNHNENDTATSTTTPTNTTFSPCYIDSSHFSDSSENVKEARRVGGLGRAGGEGVAVEKDSDDPYLDFRHSMLQMILENEIYSKEDLRELLNCFLQLNSPYHHGVIVRAFTEIWNGVFSVRSSSSARFHFNRNNNNKPFHLV